The Betaproteobacteria bacterium genomic interval TTGGTCATGGACTGCCCGTTCGCTAGCCTTTCGATTTCCCGTCGCGACCGCGTGCCTCCGGCAGGCGGATCGCGAAACCGTTCGCGTATCGCAGATCGACGTGCACGACGGAGGGCGGCAGGCGGCCGATGGTGCGGTCGTAGACCGTGACGAAGCGCGCGAGACGCGCCTCCATGTCCGACCGTCCGAGCTCGAGCGTGAGCCCGTCGTCGAGCTGCAACTGCCACGCCGCGCGCGCCGACAGCGTGAGGCGCGCAATGCGCCGCTCGAGCGGCGCCAGCTGCCCCGTGAACCGCTGGTATTGCTGTGCCATCTCGTCCGCCTGACCCAGCGGCCCGGCGAAGGTCGGCAGCGTCTCGTCGTCAGTCGCCGCCTCGAACACCTCGCCGAACGTGTTGACCAGGGCGGTGTCGCCCCAGCGCGCCAGCGCGGTCTGCTCCTCTACCTGCAGTTCCAGGCGCGCCGGCCATTGCCGCCGCACTTCCACGCGCCGCACCCACGGCAGCTTCTCGAACTGGTGGCGCGTCTGCTCGAGGTCGAGCGTGAAGAAGGTGCCGCGCACCGCGTGCCTCGCCACCGCGTGGATCTGTTCCGCCGTCACGTGCTCGAGCTGCCCCGTCACCTCGACTTCGCGCACCGCGAACGCGGGCAGCCGCGCGATGTAGAGCGCGATGACCCCGAGCACCGCCAGCAGCGCGGCCGCGATGAGCAGGTTGGCGACGCGGTTCAGGAGCGGCGCGTTATCCCACATAAGCGGCACCTCCCGACTGCGCGTCGTGGCGCTCTCTCACAGCGTCTCTCCCAGGATCGCGAGCACCAGGTCCTCGAAGCTGTAACCGGCCGCAGCTGCGGCCATCGGCACGAGGGAATGGTCGGTCATCCCCGGAATCGTGTTCACTTCGAGAAAGAACGGATTGCCGGCACGATCCAGCATCAGATCGACGCGTCCGCAACCGCGGCAGCCCGGTGCCGCAAACGCCTGCAGCACGAGTTGCTGCAGCGAGCGCTCCTGCGCCTCGGGCAGCCCCGAAGGCAGGATGTAGCGCGTCGAGTCGACGAGGTACTTCGCCTCGTAGTCGTAGAACGAGCGCGGCGTCTCCAGCCGGATCAACGGCAGCGGCTGCGTACCGAGCACCGCCGCCGTGAGCTCCGTGCCCTCGATGAACTGCTCGGCGATGATGACCTTGTCGTACTGCGCGGCGTGCTGGTAGGCCGGCGGCAGATCCTCGGCGCGCGTGACCTTGCTCATGCCGATGCTGGATCCCTCGCACGCGGGCTTGACCATGAGCGGCAGACCCAGCTTCTGCAGCACCGCCGCGAAATCGGTCGTCGCCGTGAGGCGCGCCCAGTGCGGTGTCGGAATGCCCGAGGCCTCCCACAGGAGCTTGGTGCGCAGCTTGTCCATGGCGATCGCGCTCGCCAGCACGCCGCTGCCGGTGTACGGGATGTTCAGCCACTCGAGCACACCCTGGATCGTGCCGTCCTCGCCGAAGCGGCCGTGCAGCACGATGAAGGCGCGATCGAACCCGCCCGCGATGAGTTCCGGCAGACCCTGATCCTGCGGGTCGAACTTGTGCGCGTCCACGCCACGCGCCTGCAGCGCCTCGAGCACGCGCGAGCCGCTCTTCAGCGACACGTCCCGCTCGGCGGAGCGTCCACCGAAGAGCACCACGACCTTGCCGAATTTCTTCACGTCCATCTTTCTTCCGCCTCAAGCCTCGCCAACGATCAATACCTCGCGCACGAGCGCGACACCGGCACGGCTTGCCACCGTCGCCTGCACGTGCGCAATCACGTGCTCGATGTCCGCCGCCGTCGCCCCTCCCAGGTTCACGATGAAGTTCGCGTGCTTCGTCGATACCTGCGCACCTCCCGCGGTGTAACCCTTGAGCCCGCACGCCTCGATGAGACGTGCGGCATGGTCCCCCGGCGGATTGCGAAATACGGAGCCC includes:
- a CDS encoding cell division protein FtsQ/DivIB, with the translated sequence MWDNAPLLNRVANLLIAAALLAVLGVIALYIARLPAFAVREVEVTGQLEHVTAEQIHAVARHAVRGTFFTLDLEQTRHQFEKLPWVRRVEVRRQWPARLELQVEEQTALARWGDTALVNTFGEVFEAATDDETLPTFAGPLGQADEMAQQYQRFTGQLAPLERRIARLTLSARAAWQLQLDDGLTLELGRSDMEARLARFVTVYDRTIGRLPPSVVHVDLRYANGFAIRLPEARGRDGKSKG
- a CDS encoding D-alanine--D-alanine ligase; amino-acid sequence: MDVKKFGKVVVLFGGRSAERDVSLKSGSRVLEALQARGVDAHKFDPQDQGLPELIAGGFDRAFIVLHGRFGEDGTIQGVLEWLNIPYTGSGVLASAIAMDKLRTKLLWEASGIPTPHWARLTATTDFAAVLQKLGLPLMVKPACEGSSIGMSKVTRAEDLPPAYQHAAQYDKVIIAEQFIEGTELTAAVLGTQPLPLIRLETPRSFYDYEAKYLVDSTRYILPSGLPEAQERSLQQLVLQAFAAPGCRGCGRVDLMLDRAGNPFFLEVNTIPGMTDHSLVPMAAAAAGYSFEDLVLAILGETL